Part of the Paenibacillus sp. FSL R7-0273 genome is shown below.
GGCCGTGGTACAGCTGCTTTCCAATGGCAGTGTCTAGACACCCCAGATAATCCCAGCAGTAGCCGCTCTGTACTGCCGGAATCTCCAAAGCTCCAGCCGTTATTACAGGCAGCGGGGGCTTGGCCCTATACGCTCTATCTGCTTGGGTCGTTCCCTGAATAGCAGAGGTACCCTCTGGTTTAGAAGACGCAATGGGATCGGCTGGCTTGGCTGTCAGCTCCGGCTCTGCTGTCGGCGCTTTAGTCACTGGATTATCGGCAGTATTAGACTGGTTGCAGGCAGAGATCATCAGCATAAGCAGAGCCATAGAAAGGATTTTTAGATAAATTTTCATAGTATTCACCTCATCTCTGTATAGACGCAGCATTTGGTAAAATGTTGCTTTTCATCATTACCCTAACAGTCCTGCTGCGGGCCGCCGGCCCGAGTGAATCGTTTCAGACTATACGCATCGGGTTATGGATGAAGGAGAGACTACCTATTATCATCACGCGAAGGAGAGATAAATATATGTCTAATTATAACAAAATCGTGCTGGAGCCAGCTGCTCTGCAATTTGCGAATGATAACTCGGAGCCCCCTTTTCTCCCAGACCTTGGCCCGGAAAAAGGCCGGGAAACAGTAAATAATGTTCAGTCCGGCCAGATTGATAAGCCTGCAGTCGACATTCAGGATACTACTGTCTCTGGCGGCCCCGGCGGTCAAGTGCCGGTGCGGATTATCCGCCCGCTGAACAGAGTCGGTGACGACCTGCCGGTCATCCTCTATATTCATGGCGCAGGCTGGGTTTTCGGCAATAGCCACACCCATGACCGGCTGATCCGTGAGCTGGCAGCCGGTGCTGAAGCTGCAGTTGTTTTTCCTGAATACAGCCTGTCGCCGGAAGCTAAATATCCAACGGCTATTGAAGAAATCTATGCTGTTCTGGAGTGGATTTCCAGGGAGGGCGGAAAAAACGGGCTGGACAGCGGAAACATTACCGTGGCGGGTGACAGTGTCGGCGGTAATATGACAGCCGCTATTACGCTCATGGCCAAGGAGCGCAGCGGACCGAAGATTGCCAAGCAGCTGCTCTTCTATCCGGTAACGGATGCCGCCTTTGATACTGAATCGTATCATCTGTTCGCAGAAGGCTATTTCCTGCAGCGTACAGGCATGCAATGGTTCTGGGATCAATATACGGCTGACCCGGAAGAACGGGCGCAGATCACCGCCTCTCCGCTCCGGGCAAGCCTGGAGCAGCTAAGCGGTCTGCCCGAGGCGCTGATCATTACAGGAGAAGCAGATGTGCTGCGTGATGAAGGTGAAGCCTATGCCAATAAGCTGCGCGAAGCCGGTGTACCGGTTACAGCCGTACGATTCCAGGGCATCATCCATGACTTCGTGATGCTGAATGCAATGGCAGATACCGAAGCGAAAAAAGGCGCCCTGCTGCTGGCAACTGCCTGGTTAAAGCAATAATTGCGATTTCCCTGCCAGCTCAGCCCGCTTTATACATGAAACAGGCCAGCCCCAGAAATATCGGGGCCGGCCTGTTTGTTATCATAAGGAGTGTGGACCTCTTATTTCCGCTGGGCATAGAACTCAGCCGCCTTCAGCAGCATATCCTTCAGCGAGCCGAACGAGGTCGTTTTGTTCACATGCTCGTCCAGCTGCTCCTGGGGCAGCGACTTCAGGTCCTCAGCCGAGGAGCCGGAGAATCCGCCGCTTTGCAGCAGCTCCTTCAGCGACCCGAAGGAGGTGAACTTCTGCAGAAACGGGCTGGACAGCAGCTGCTCCAGCGGAAGCTTGTCCAATAGCTGATCTAACGGGAGCTTATCCAGCGGCAGCTTTTGCAGCAGTTCACCTATATTTCCATCTTTGACTGTATTCATAAGACCCTGGACCTTATCGCCCAGTCCGCCCAAATTAAACCCCATGATTGTTCCTCCTCTGAGTTGTAGTTGCTTCTTTATTACCCAAATCCGTTAACCGCGAATATAGGTAACATATATATTGTTATGTAAACCATTTAATATTTTCATGACCAAACAGCAACTAATCGCCTGATCCGGGGGTCAATAAAGTATAATAACTATCAAGGAGCTGATCCCTTTGTCCAAAACCACCCTTGGACTCGCTTTGCTGCTGGCCGCCGGCCTGCTTACATACGGTCTTGTCACCGCTTCGCATGGAGCGGATTCCAGCCAGAATAGCCAAAACCAAGACCCGAAGGAAGTAACTGAAGCTGCTTCAGCGAAAATTACGCCAAAACCGTCTCAGGAAGCTGTCAAGCCGCTTCAGATTAGGTGGCAGGCTGATACTGACGGCAGCGGCATATATTCGGAGGCTCCCCCTGTCTCGGACGGCCGTTTCTTCTACTCATACAATAATACTCTAAATGCCGCCAGCCTCCCCTCCGGTTCAATCGCCTGGACTTTTGAGAACGCCGGAACGCCGGAAATCATCAGCGATAACGCTATTTATACCATAAGCGGCAGTGATCACCTCATTAAGCTGTCAGCGGACACCGGACAGCAGCTCTGGAGCACACAGGTTGCCAAGCAGCCTATGGAAGTAGGCGGACATGCCCGCTTGACCGGCAGGACCATTATTTTTGCCAATGAAAGCGGCGGTATAGCCGGCTACGACCCTGATACAGGCCGGCAGCTGTGGTCAAATCCGGATATCCCGATGTATGCCGGCACCATTCACGGTGAGCATGAAGGAGTGCTGATCGTATCCGGTACCATCGATAATATCCGCTCGCAATACTTCGGGCTGGATCCTGCGACCGGAAAGCAGCTGTGGCGCACGGAAGGTATCTTAAGTCCGGTTACAACCTATGAAGATGACCTGGTGCTGCGCGAGACGGCTGCTGAGCAGTACATTCCCGGAGACTCACCGGTTGCAGGTCACCTTCTGACCCTTGTAAGACTGGATTCTGCGACAGGACAACTGACCGGGCAAGAGCAATACCAGCCCCTTGCGGATGTCAGCCTGACGGGAAGCAGCCAGGCTCTAATTGAACAGCCCTATGTCTATACGGTTGATGGTACACTGGATCAAACAGAAAGCCGCCTTACCCGGTTTACCCTGGGTCAAACAGAAGGCTCCAGCGCTAAAAGCTACGATGAGTACGGTGCTTTGGCAGCCGGTCCTACAGATGGTATGGCTTTTTTCCGCCAGAATAATGTGCTGACTGGTGTTCATCTTGCGGATGACCGGACCGTTACCTTCACTGCTCCAGCCAATGGAATACGCTGATTCAAAAGCAGGGAAATGCTGTATTCGCCAGCTATGATAACGGCAGCTTCCTTCTTATGGATGCCCGTACCGGAGTGACAGCAGGTCAAATGGACACCGGTCTATCCTACACCTATTTTGGAGATATCATTATCTCCGGAACAACAGCACTGGTGCGTTTTGAGAACAAAACATTTGCACTGGAAATGCCCGAAGCATTGCTACAAGAATAAATAAACCAGGAGCCAGTAATTATGCCCTTAACCTTTGCACACCCGGCAATCATATTACCCTTTTCCCGCAAAAGCACCTACGTTCATTTTTCCGCGATGGTCCTGGGCAGCATGTCTCCGGATTTCGAGTATTTTGTCAGAGGCCGGCCGGTGGCTGAGATCGGACATTCTTTTACCGGATTTATTGTGTTTAATCTGCCGCTGGTCGCCGTCATTTGTCTGATCTATCACTATTTGGTGCACCGGACTTTAATGATCCATCTGCCGCGTTTCCTCCAGGACACTTACACACACCGTACAGCAGCAAGTCCCGTTACACGGATCACTGTCTTCCTCTATTCAGCGCTCTTCGGCATGCTCACGCATGTGGCCTGGGATGCTTTTACCCACAAGCAGGGGTTTATGGTGACCAAATTCCCGGGAGTGTTCAACCACAGCTTCAGCGTGTACGGTTATGACATACCTTTATACAAATTTTTGCAGCATGGCAGCACATTACTTGGGCTAAGCCTGATCTTCATTTATCTGGTTCTCAGGAGCCGGTCTAACAAGCAGGAGCCATTCAGCAAATCCGTTAAGCAAAAAGCGATCTTCTGGGCCGCCGCCTGCCTGTCAGCTGTTGTCATTCTATTAGTCTGGTATATAGCTGCACCTGTATCCCTATCAAGCTATGGTGTCCATGTTGTGAGAATTGTGGACTCCGTGTGCCTGGGTCTGCTTGGGATCTGTCTGTTTCAAAAGCTTCGCCTGCTCAGCCGCAATAAATAGCTTCAATACAAACAGGGCCTCCACCGAGGGAAGCCCTGTTTGTTTTGCTTATTATAACGCCCGGACAAATCCGCCGATTCTCCGCGCAGCCTCTTTAAGCCGTACTTCATCCTCTACCAGCGCAATCCGTACAAAGCCTTCTCCCTGTGCGCCAAAAGCATCCCCCGGGATTACTGCCACTCCGGTCTTAAGCAGCAGCTCCTGCGCAAACTGCCGTGACCGCCCTGACTGACCAGTACAAAAACCCTCCGGCAGCGGTGCCCAGATAAACATCGTGGCCTTCGGGCCCGGAACGCTCCAGCCTTCCTCAGCCAGCGCCTGCACGAACATGTCCCGTCTGTGTTCATAGAGCGGAGCAACCTCAAGGCGCCCATCTCCCCGCATTGCCAGCTCCAATGCCAGCACCGCCGCCTCCTGCACCGGATTGAACACGCCGTAATCCACATTACTCTTGAGTTCACGGAGCGCACCTACTGCTTCACGGTTGCCGGTCATGAATCCGATGCGGCAGCCGGCCATGTTGAAGCTTTTGGAAAAGGAATGAAACTCCACCGCCGTATGTATCGCTCCAGGCACCTGCAGGATGCTCAGCGGACGATAGCCGTCAAAGCCCATTTCCGAGTAAGCCAGATCATGGATGATCAGCACCTCCCATTTCAGAGCCAGCGCCACCAGCTTCTCCATGTAAGCATAGTCTGCCGTAACCGAAATCGGATTCCCCGGGAAGGCAAGCAGAATAAAAGCAGCCTCCCGCCACACCTCATCCGGAATGCTGTCCAGATCGGGCAGGAAATCATTCTCGGCAAGCAGCGGCAGCGGCCAGGCCTTCACCCCGGCGATAGCAAGTGATCCCGAATAGATGGGATACCCCGGGTCGGGCACGATTGCCAAATCTCCGGGATTACACACCGCTAAGGCCAGATGGGCCAGCCCGTCCTGGGAGCCCATCAGCGACACCAGCTCCTCCCCGGGATCAACGTCCACGCCAAACCGCCAGCTCATCCACTTGGCAGCCTGCTCACGGAATACAGCACTCCCTTTGGAAGCCGGGTAAGAATAGCTGTCATCCCGGAGCACCGCTGCACTGAGCGCTTCCCGGATTTCCGGAGCGGGTGCCTGGTCCGGACTGCCGATACCCAGATCAATGATGTCATGACCGTTAGTACGCGCCTCCTCCTTCCAGCCTGCCACCTCGGCAAAAATTGAAGAGCCTAAATGTGAAAGCTTGTCCGATCTCCATTTTTGGACAGCGCCTGATTTTCCGGTTGCCATAACTCTCCACCTGTCTGTTTTTGAATCATTATAGCATGACGGGTGGAGTTACGGATGAAGTCTAGGGACACTGGAATATAATGTTAAATTGAGCTCATTTTAAGCTGGGTTCTTGTCCGTGAGGTGTAATAAAAATCGATTAAAATCAAAAAAGCGTATAATTTATGTTATACGCTGTTTTTTTCAGCCGATAATTATCCGCTTTTTCACCTAAAATAACGAATTTCAAGCCTGACCGCACCCTTTAATGTAATCTCGGCAAAATGGAAAGCCTGCTTTCCATTTTTCGGTTTTAATGCTATTTTAAATATGGAAAGTCTGCTTTCCATCCTTCACTGTGAGGTGGTCCCTTGAAAAACAGGCTTGAGGAAATTCGTAAACAGCACGGCATTAAGCAGGAAGAGCTTGCGGCAGCCTTGGAAGTATCCAGGCAGACAATCGGCTCGCTCGAAAACGGAAGATACAACCCTTCCATCATTTTGGCTTTTAAAATCGCCCGTTATTTTAACCTGTCGGTTGAGGAGATTTTTATCTATGAGGAGGAACAGAAATGAGAAGATCACGAGCTTTCTACGTCATGCTGCTATTCATGGGAATCTGCGCGATTGCGGCAAGCTTCTTTTTTAACAATGAGGAATTTAAGGCGGTCTCGGGTACGCTGCTCGGAATCGGGGCTGGCAGTGCGGGGGTTAGTCTATCTAATCTGTTAATGATCCGTACAGCACGCAAGAATCCTGAGCTTGATAAACAAGCCCGCATCGATTATAACGACGAACGAAATACAGTGATCCGCAACCGCGCCAAAGCCAAGGCCGCAGATATCACACAATGGCTGATCATGGCGATCGCCTACGTTACGATTCTCATTGCAGCCCCGTTATGGGTGACCCTCGCTGTAGTGGTTGTTTTTCTGATCTACCATTTCATGAGTCACTATCTGATGGTTCAATACCAGAAAAGCATGTAAACAGAGCAGCTATATAGAACGTCATTACGAGACTAACAAACCGTCTCCTGTTCCTGCCTTACGTAAAGCGTTGACCAGCGGATGGTTCTCCCTTGCCAAAGTTCTAACCTCAGTTAGTCGGTTCGAAGCCAAAAGAGTTTTAAGTGTAGTTTGTGCAATTAAAACAGGGGAATTCAGTCATTTTAAGGAGATAACTGTATTCTATACATCTATTTTTCGCAAAAAAGCCGGTTCGGGGCATTTTCGGCAAATATAAATGTATAGAGTGCAGTTAAAACCTGCAGCAAAGCTAATTAGCCAAGTTTAGTTGCAGAAAGTACAGTTATTTCAACCTAACTCATTCATGATGCCGTGCCATAACCTACGAAACAGGGCAAGTGATCCGCATTTGCAGCTTGATTAACTCCACAGTCTCACAACCTCAACCAGCTCAACCCCGTCGAACTCCAGTCTGTATACATCAGGCTTGGACAAGTTCAGCAGGAAATCCAGATCATACTTTGCATCATAAGCATTCATAATTAGGACCATCACAGCACCGTGGGTGCCTATAGCTATCTTTTTCCCCTCATGCTCCTGTAACAGCTCTTGGATCACGGTCATTGCCCGGCCCTGACATTCCGCATTCGATTCTCCGCCCGGCAATGAATAATCCGGGTCTACGAAAGATTTCTCCAATAAAGGGATCAGCACCTCATCAGGCAGGCGCTTGTCTTCATTCAGAAAAATCCTTTCCTTAAGCTCCTCATATAATAGCACTTCCTTGCCGCTGGCTTCGGCCAAATGCTCAATGGTCATAACTGCTCTTTCATAGGGACTTGAGACAAACATATCTATCTCTTCCCGCTGCAGCAAATCAGTCACCCGGAATACATCCGCCTTCCCCTTTTCTGTCAGCCCTCTGGTTCTTTCGTTGCCTTCTGTCTTTGGTGAATCACCGTGCCTTACCATATAGATGAAAGTGTGCATAGAATCCTCCTGCAATCGTTTTAGTGAACGGTTAATGATATACATCTTCACACTATATTAGTAATAACTGGTATGTCAATATGAAAAGTACTAGTCAGATCAGGACAGGCATAGGATAGGGTATAACGAGTGAAGGTGGGAATACTCATGTCCAAGAATAAACGCGGCAAAGCACTCTGGCGGATGCCGTCACGCAGCAGAGGAACCTGTCCAATCTGCGGCAGTACACGGATTAAGCTGCTCTATATCGGCAAAAAGGCGGACGGCAGCAAGCTGGATGTCTGCAAAAAGTGTGACGACAAGCAGGCCGCCAGCTGAGTAGCCCGGTTTAGCAAAGTCTGTGTATCGCACTCATAGTTAAGGGGAGTACCGTTTTGTACGGTACTCCCCTTGTATTGTTACGTCCGGGTCAAATCCTGCAGCTCATTCTGCGGCACATAGTTACGGACCCCGTTATCCTCCAGAATCCCCAAGGTCACGTCCGAGATATTGGGATCTGCCAGCAGCTTGTCCCTCACCTTAAACTTGATATCATCGGCATCCGCCAGTGTAAGACCGGTCTTCAGCTCAATCAGCCCTTCTACATGATAATAACGGCCTTCCTGCAAAATACGCAGCTGATAAATATCAGTGACCTGGGGCTCATCGAAAATAATCCGCGCGACTCTCTCCTCGATTTCCGGCGGTGCAGCTACACCGATCAGTCCAACCATGTTATCATAGCCGACACGGAAGGCAACTCCGATCATCATAAAAGCAATCAGGATGCTCGATATTCCGTCCAGCAGGTGGAAGTTGGTCAGCGCAGTAACCAGTACAGCAATCAGTGCCAGCAATCCTCCGGTTGTAGCTACCAGATCCTCGTAAAAGACAAGCCGGGTTGGCGGTGCAGCCCGTTTTACATTTTTGAGCGAGGCTGTGAATTTGTCAAAGCCCTTTGCCTCAACCCGGGCATCATGGAGCACTTCATTCATCGCCTTCACCCACACAAAGCCGTCAGCAGCGATGGACAGCAGCAGTACGGCCACATTGATCCAGTATCCGCCCGACTCTGCTGCGGGATGCCGAAGTAAATGGAAGCCTTCGAGCATGGTCTCATAAGCCATGATACTCACAACGATTACCGCTACCATACAGAACAGGTTAATGACCCGTCCGAAGCCGTCCGGAAAGCGCCGGGTCGGTCTTTTCTCAGCCAATACACTGCCTGTAAAAACAAACATCTGATTCACGGCATCCGCGATAGAATGCATCATCGTAGCAAACAT
Proteins encoded:
- a CDS encoding alpha/beta hydrolase; protein product: MSNYNKIVLEPAALQFANDNSEPPFLPDLGPEKGRETVNNVQSGQIDKPAVDIQDTTVSGGPGGQVPVRIIRPLNRVGDDLPVILYIHGAGWVFGNSHTHDRLIRELAAGAEAAVVFPEYSLSPEAKYPTAIEEIYAVLEWISREGGKNGLDSGNITVAGDSVGGNMTAAITLMAKERSGPKIAKQLLFYPVTDAAFDTESYHLFAEGYFLQRTGMQWFWDQYTADPEERAQITASPLRASLEQLSGLPEALIITGEADVLRDEGEAYANKLREAGVPVTAVRFQGIIHDFVMLNAMADTEAKKGALLLATAWLKQ
- a CDS encoding outer membrane protein assembly factor BamB family protein produces the protein MSKTTLGLALLLAAGLLTYGLVTASHGADSSQNSQNQDPKEVTEAASAKITPKPSQEAVKPLQIRWQADTDGSGIYSEAPPVSDGRFFYSYNNTLNAASLPSGSIAWTFENAGTPEIISDNAIYTISGSDHLIKLSADTGQQLWSTQVAKQPMEVGGHARLTGRTIIFANESGGIAGYDPDTGRQLWSNPDIPMYAGTIHGEHEGVLIVSGTIDNIRSQYFGLDPATGKQLWRTEGILSPVTTYEDDLVLRETAAEQYIPGDSPVAGHLLTLVRLDSATGQLTGQEQYQPLADVSLTGSSQALIEQPYVYTVDGTLDQTESRLTRFTLGQTEGSSAKSYDEYGALAAGPTDGMAFFRQNNVLTGVHLADDRTVTFTAPANGIR
- a CDS encoding DUF4184 family protein gives rise to the protein MPLTFAHPAIILPFSRKSTYVHFSAMVLGSMSPDFEYFVRGRPVAEIGHSFTGFIVFNLPLVAVICLIYHYLVHRTLMIHLPRFLQDTYTHRTAASPVTRITVFLYSALFGMLTHVAWDAFTHKQGFMVTKFPGVFNHSFSVYGYDIPLYKFLQHGSTLLGLSLIFIYLVLRSRSNKQEPFSKSVKQKAIFWAAACLSAVVILLVWYIAAPVSLSSYGVHVVRIVDSVCLGLLGICLFQKLRLLSRNK
- a CDS encoding aminotransferase class I/II-fold pyridoxal phosphate-dependent enzyme, with the translated sequence MATGKSGAVQKWRSDKLSHLGSSIFAEVAGWKEEARTNGHDIIDLGIGSPDQAPAPEIREALSAAVLRDDSYSYPASKGSAVFREQAAKWMSWRFGVDVDPGEELVSLMGSQDGLAHLALAVCNPGDLAIVPDPGYPIYSGSLAIAGVKAWPLPLLAENDFLPDLDSIPDEVWREAAFILLAFPGNPISVTADYAYMEKLVALALKWEVLIIHDLAYSEMGFDGYRPLSILQVPGAIHTAVEFHSFSKSFNMAGCRIGFMTGNREAVGALRELKSNVDYGVFNPVQEAAVLALELAMRGDGRLEVAPLYEHRRDMFVQALAEEGWSVPGPKATMFIWAPLPEGFCTGQSGRSRQFAQELLLKTGVAVIPGDAFGAQGEGFVRIALVEDEVRLKEAARRIGGFVRAL
- a CDS encoding helix-turn-helix transcriptional regulator, which encodes MKNRLEEIRKQHGIKQEELAAALEVSRQTIGSLENGRYNPSIILAFKIARYFNLSVEEIFIYEEEQK
- a CDS encoding histidine phosphatase family protein, giving the protein MHTFIYMVRHGDSPKTEGNERTRGLTEKGKADVFRVTDLLQREEIDMFVSSPYERAVMTIEHLAEASGKEVLLYEELKERIFLNEDKRLPDEVLIPLLEKSFVDPDYSLPGGESNAECQGRAMTVIQELLQEHEGKKIAIGTHGAVMVLIMNAYDAKYDLDFLLNLSKPDVYRLEFDGVELVEVVRLWS
- a CDS encoding cation diffusion facilitator family transporter produces the protein MAEHTESLMSLIKKGNKSSGSAAIGNTCIAVVKGIAFALTGSGSMFATMMHSIADAVNQMFVFTGSVLAEKRPTRRFPDGFGRVINLFCMVAVIVVSIMAYETMLEGFHLLRHPAAESGGYWINVAVLLLSIAADGFVWVKAMNEVLHDARVEAKGFDKFTASLKNVKRAAPPTRLVFYEDLVATTGGLLALIAVLVTALTNFHLLDGISSILIAFMMIGVAFRVGYDNMVGLIGVAAPPEIEERVARIIFDEPQVTDIYQLRILQEGRYYHVEGLIELKTGLTLADADDIKFKVRDKLLADPNISDVTLGILEDNGVRNYVPQNELQDLTRT